The following are from one region of the Phycisphaerae bacterium genome:
- a CDS encoding VCBS repeat-containing protein, with translation MRQYSRTSRPSDTARPCRHVRLRSASVLFGLLLIVSCDRKPAPPASQPTTAAGQPSSERQPPQSGPPIEFPIERLGSFYQANADLEMDRNEQAAAIYVELIAHGIRDPAVLANLALARLHQQNLPEAEEWSRQAEAGAPENTGIRLIRSGILAATGRDSEARQILEGVLEAQPDHVPALWMMIALVGNQSDSDAKTRHRLHENLVKAVPRNLAALLSAAQAAADSERLDLARNYMDRVFAICSALTPTLTEQRDTLRQAVSKRDQAGVKRAISIVRNLMRQSDRYRADILALGPSATAAPAYIRHPVGVLTGKPPAAVRADIQFTADSSLQTLIGDPASGRRTCLALGTVTDDRSPAVYFYSEDGPGSLVVFQGEKPVNVTATFGLADAPPCRFALFADLNNDRRMDLILCTKSADRIFRLGDDGRFVDAAVESGLSDADGGSAGVAVYDFDNDGDLDLIQWNASQLRILRNDGEGTLSAIATPPGWPADLAGVRSVQPIDLDDDGDVDLFITLGDGPFGWRVISNERLATFKDVTPELTGIPKHLDAEPLITDIDNNGRMEIVDPAACNAYEIGDNFAVTTRRLRDIAELPGRRSVAAVAADFDCNGSIELLRMQADGGTDRNDVTTATGDRLTAVDLNRDGLPDLLSNGGRVFFNRTSGSGNWLAVGLHALIAGDSRFNSFGLYSTIEIRAGLHYQKQTVTGPITHFGLGPYNHADVMRVVWPNGSYQNLEHRPSDRLRLSANQVVIEEQTLKGSCPYLYAWNGSRFEFVTDVLWRSALGMSIMSGVYGHIGSADDYFKIDGNQLVELNGRFVLQFTEELWETAYFDYCRLFVVDHPIGTNFFVDEKCLTPPYPPFELFKVRQSQPILRAITGHGTDVTDLLSEPDGRFVDEFGPTRYQGIMEEHDLILDCGEFASDEQVRLFLRGWIRPTDASTNVAVSQNPTIPVRPPVFSVQDSQGNWQTLDITVGFPSGKNKTLVYDLTGKFPTNDHQLRISTNFAIYWDHAFLTRGPQDVELRVTELPISSGHLHDRGFSIEYPRVPGGPMIPDYDALDHDRIWRDLIGEYTPFGDVTGLLKAIDDQYVVVGAGDEITIQFDAGSTPPLPTGWTRSFVIHTDGWLKDGDLNSATGKTVEPLPFRSMTEFPPRSIKGAAGDTHGSNGATTPQARRWRDQSVFRNRIRMLDCERPDPNAPAGAALENP, from the coding sequence ATGCGACAGTACAGCCGGACATCGCGTCCATCCGATACCGCGCGACCTTGCCGTCACGTCCGACTGCGGTCAGCGTCCGTTCTGTTCGGACTTCTTCTGATCGTTTCCTGCGATCGAAAGCCTGCTCCGCCCGCCTCGCAGCCCACAACCGCAGCAGGCCAACCGTCCAGCGAACGGCAACCGCCCCAATCGGGACCTCCGATTGAGTTCCCGATCGAGCGTCTCGGGTCGTTCTATCAAGCGAACGCCGACCTCGAAATGGATCGCAACGAACAGGCGGCAGCGATCTACGTCGAGCTGATCGCACACGGAATCCGCGACCCAGCCGTTCTCGCCAATCTGGCGTTGGCCCGCCTCCATCAACAGAATCTGCCCGAAGCCGAGGAGTGGTCCCGTCAGGCCGAAGCCGGCGCTCCCGAGAACACTGGCATTCGATTGATCCGCTCAGGCATCCTCGCCGCGACTGGGCGCGACTCCGAAGCACGTCAAATCCTTGAAGGCGTGCTGGAAGCACAACCCGACCACGTACCCGCACTCTGGATGATGATCGCGCTTGTCGGCAACCAATCGGACTCCGACGCGAAGACCCGACACAGACTCCATGAGAACCTCGTCAAGGCCGTGCCACGAAACCTTGCCGCGCTGCTCTCCGCTGCCCAGGCTGCGGCCGACAGCGAGCGCCTCGACTTGGCGCGTAACTATATGGATCGTGTATTCGCGATCTGCTCGGCACTCACTCCCACGCTGACCGAGCAGCGCGATACATTGCGACAAGCTGTATCGAAGCGCGATCAGGCCGGCGTGAAACGTGCCATTTCGATTGTTCGCAATCTGATGCGACAGAGCGACCGCTATCGAGCTGATATCCTGGCGCTCGGTCCATCCGCCACGGCCGCCCCGGCGTACATTCGGCATCCGGTCGGCGTCCTGACCGGCAAGCCTCCAGCCGCCGTCCGTGCCGACATCCAATTCACGGCGGATTCGTCGCTCCAAACGCTCATTGGAGATCCTGCTTCGGGTCGGCGAACGTGCCTTGCACTCGGCACCGTGACCGACGATCGCTCCCCGGCAGTGTATTTCTACTCCGAAGACGGTCCCGGCTCGCTCGTGGTTTTCCAGGGTGAGAAACCCGTCAATGTCACGGCCACCTTCGGCTTAGCCGACGCGCCTCCCTGCCGATTCGCTCTTTTTGCAGACTTGAACAACGACCGTCGGATGGACCTGATTCTCTGCACCAAAAGCGCGGACCGCATTTTCCGTCTTGGTGACGACGGCCGATTTGTGGACGCAGCAGTCGAGAGCGGCCTTTCCGATGCGGATGGCGGTTCGGCTGGCGTGGCCGTATACGACTTCGACAACGACGGCGATCTTGACCTCATCCAGTGGAATGCCTCCCAGCTTCGGATCCTCCGCAACGATGGCGAAGGGACACTCTCGGCGATCGCGACGCCGCCGGGCTGGCCGGCGGACCTGGCTGGCGTTCGCTCTGTTCAGCCGATCGACCTCGACGACGACGGTGACGTAGACCTGTTTATCACACTTGGAGATGGACCGTTTGGCTGGCGGGTCATTTCCAATGAACGGCTTGCCACTTTCAAGGATGTGACTCCCGAACTGACAGGCATCCCCAAACATCTCGACGCCGAACCGCTTATCACCGACATCGACAACAACGGTCGCATGGAGATCGTTGATCCCGCAGCCTGTAATGCATACGAGATTGGCGACAATTTCGCCGTGACGACGCGGCGGCTTCGTGACATCGCGGAGTTGCCCGGGCGTCGCTCGGTTGCAGCGGTCGCCGCCGACTTCGATTGCAACGGATCAATCGAGCTCCTGAGGATGCAGGCCGACGGCGGCACCGATCGCAATGACGTGACCACGGCCACGGGAGATCGACTCACCGCCGTCGATCTGAATCGCGACGGTCTGCCCGACCTGTTGTCAAATGGCGGCCGCGTGTTTTTCAACCGCACAAGCGGCAGCGGAAATTGGCTCGCCGTCGGATTACACGCACTCATCGCCGGCGACTCGCGATTTAACTCATTCGGCCTCTACTCGACGATCGAGATTCGCGCCGGATTGCACTATCAGAAGCAGACCGTAACGGGGCCGATCACGCACTTTGGGCTGGGTCCCTACAACCACGCGGACGTCATGCGCGTCGTCTGGCCCAATGGAAGCTATCAGAATCTCGAACATCGCCCGTCCGATCGGTTACGACTCAGCGCGAATCAGGTCGTAATCGAGGAGCAGACCTTGAAGGGATCGTGTCCTTATTTGTATGCGTGGAACGGCAGCCGATTCGAGTTCGTCACCGATGTCCTCTGGCGCAGCGCGCTGGGCATGTCCATCATGTCCGGCGTGTATGGTCACATCGGTTCGGCCGACGACTATTTCAAGATCGACGGGAATCAACTTGTCGAACTGAACGGCCGATTTGTTCTGCAATTCACCGAGGAACTCTGGGAAACCGCCTACTTCGACTACTGCCGGCTGTTTGTTGTCGATCATCCAATCGGTACGAATTTTTTTGTTGACGAGAAGTGCCTGACGCCGCCCTATCCACCCTTTGAGCTATTCAAAGTTCGCCAGAGCCAGCCGATCCTTCGCGCAATCACCGGCCACGGCACCGATGTGACCGATCTGCTCAGCGAACCCGACGGCAGATTTGTGGATGAGTTTGGGCCGACGCGATATCAAGGCATCATGGAGGAGCACGACCTCATTCTGGATTGTGGCGAGTTCGCTTCGGACGAGCAGGTTCGACTCTTCCTGCGCGGGTGGATCCGGCCGACTGACGCCAGCACCAATGTTGCCGTGTCGCAGAATCCGACGATTCCGGTGCGGCCGCCGGTCTTCAGCGTTCAAGACTCGCAAGGAAACTGGCAGACGCTTGACATCACGGTCGGATTCCCTTCCGGAAAAAACAAGACCCTTGTCTACGATCTGACGGGGAAGTTTCCCACGAACGATCACCAACTCCGCATTTCAACAAATTTCGCTATCTACTGGGATCATGCCTTCCTGACGCGCGGTCCGCAGGATGTGGAACTCCGTGTCACCGAATTGCCGATCTCGTCGGGTCATCTTCACGATCGGGGATTTTCGATCGAATACCCCCGCGTGCCGGGCGGACCGATGATTCCGGATTACGACGCCCTTGACCATGACCGAATCTGGCGGGACCTGATCGGTGAGTACACGCCATTCGGAGATGTCACCGGCCTATTGAAGGCCATCGACGATCAATACGTCGTCGTCGGCGCAGGCGACGAAATCACAATCCAGTTCGATGCCGGATCCACCCCGCCACTGCCGACCGGCTGGACGCGGAGCTTCGTCATTCACACCGATGGCTGGCTCAAAGACGGCGATCTGAACTCGGCAACCGGCAAGACCGTCGAGCCGCTGCCGTTTCGGTCCATGACCGAGTTTCCGCCGCGATCAATCAAAGGCGCAGCCGGAGACACGCATGGATCGAACGGGGCGACGACTCCGCAAGCGCGACGATGGCGTGATCAATCCGTTTTTCGAAACCGAATTCGGATGTTGGACTGTGAACGGCCCGATCCGAACGCCCCCGCCGGCGCCGCGCTCGAAAATCCTTGA